One Hyla sarda isolate aHylSar1 chromosome 11, aHylSar1.hap1, whole genome shotgun sequence genomic window carries:
- the CKB gene encoding creatine kinase B-type, translating to MPFGNSHNQLKLKYSVDDEFPDLSLHNNHMAKVLTKELYEKLRVRQTPSGFTVDDAIQTGIDNPGHPYIMTVGCVSGDEECYDVFKELFDPIIEDRHGGYKPSSQHKTDLNSDNLKGGDDLDPNYVISSRVRTGRSIRGFCLPPHCSRGERRAIEKLSIEALDSLSGDLKGKYYALKSMTDQEQQQLIDDHFLFDKPVSPLLLASGMARDWPDARGIWHNDNKTFLVWINEEDHLRVISMQQGGNMKEVFKRFCDGLTTIESLFKNKGYEFMWNQHLGYILTCPSNLGTGLRAGVHIKLPNLSKNEKFGEILKRLRLQKRGTGGVDTAAVGGVFDVSNADRLGFSEVELVQMVVDGVKLLIEMEKRLEKGQSIDDLIPAQK from the exons ATGCCTTTTGGCAACTCCCACAATCAACTGAAACTGAAGTACAGCGTGGACGATGAATTCCCAGACTTGAGCCTCCACAACAATCATATGGCCAAGGTGCTGACTAAGGAACTGTATGAAAAACTGAGGGTCAGACAGACGCCAAGTGGATTTACTGTGGATGATGCCATTCAAACTGGGATTGACAACCCAG GCCACCCTTATATTATGACAGTGGGATGTGTCTCTGGAGATGAAGAGTGTTATGATGTGTTCAAGGAACTCTTTGACCCCATCATTGAGGACAGGCATGGGGGTTACAAACCATCAAGCCAGCACAAAACAGACCTCAACTCAGACAATCTGAAG GGTGGTGATGACCTGGACCCAAACTACGTTATTAGCTCGCGTGTCAGAACTGGTAGGAGCATTCGGGGATTCTGCCTCCCACCTCACTGTAGCCGTGGGGAAAGACGAGCCATTGAAAAACTCTCCATTGAAG CTCTCGACAGTCTGAGCGGTGACTTGAAAGGTAAATACTATGCCCTGAAGAGCATGACTgaccaggagcagcagcagcttaTTGATGATCACTTCCTCTTTGACAAACCTGTCTCTCCTCTTCTTTTGGCCTCTGGAATGGCCCGGGACTGGCCTGATGCCAGGGGTATCTG GCACAATGACAACAAGACTTTCCTTGTCTGGATCAATGAGGAGGATCATCTTCGTGTGATTTCCATGCAGCAGGGCGGCAACATGAAGGAAGTCTTCAAGAGGTTCTGTGATGGTCTGACAACC ATTGAGTCTCTGTTTAAGAACAAGGGCTATGAATTCATGTGGAATCAACACCTTGGGTATATCCTGACCTGCCCATCTAACCTTGGAACTGGTCTCCGGGCTGGAGTCCATATTAAATTGCCAAATCTGAGCAAAAACGAAAAGTTTGGCGAAATCTTGAAGAGGCTGAGACTGCAGAAAAGAGGAACAG GTGGTGTTGACACTGCAGCTGTTGGTGGAGTCTTCGATGTTTCCAATGCCGATCGTCTGGGCTTCTCAGAGGTAGAACTGGTTCAGATGGTGGTTGATGGTGTGAAGCTGCTTATTGAGATGGAAAAACGTCTGGAGAAAGGCCAGTCCATTGATGACCTCATCCCAGCACAGAAATAA